In the Nitrososphaerota archaeon genome, CAGAATCTCGGTGGTCGGACCGCTTTCAAGCTTCGCTCTTGGCGGAATCTTCGGTCTCCTGTGGTTCATGTTTAACACGCTTAATTTCCCAGTAGTGATAATCGCCCCGATCTACTATGGCTTCATAATTAACTTCCTACTCGGACTCTTCAACCTTCTACCTGCCTTCCCGCTTGATGGCGGCCGCATACTGCGCGCCCGACTTTGGTCTCGAAAGAAAGATGTCATAGCGGCAACTCAGCTTGCTACGAGAATTAGCTCCTTCTTCGCCTACGGTCTGATGCTGCTAGGCTTCATCTCCATAGCAACAGGCTCACTCTTTAACGGTCTATGGCTTCTCTTCGTCGGATGGTTCCTCAGAAATGGAGCCGAAGCTACACTTCAACAGACAACCATTAACCAAACGCTAACCGGCCTAAAGGTCAAGGACATAATGACGCCTGAAGTGATAACCATAAACCCGGATATCACAGTGATCGAAGCGGTTCGAGACTATTTCTACCGCTACAAACACGGTGGGTACCCTGTTGTCGGTGACGACCAGCTCAAAGGCATCATCACTTCACACGACATCCAGAACCTTCCTAGAGAACGATGGGGCTCAACCTACGTCTGGGACGCTATGACCCCTGCTGAACGACTAATCAGTCTCTCACCTGACGACCCTGCTACTGAAGCACTCTCCAAAATGTCGAAGCATGACCTTGGACGACTCCTCGTAATTGAAAACGGCAAGCTAGTAGGCATAGTCACTAGAAGCGACATCATGAGAGCAATTCGGAGACGAATTGATCTCAAGGTCGAGCAGACTTAGCTGCAAAATCACTTCTTAACGAGGCTGTTAGGAAACAAGTGAAATGGCTAATGCCATCCACTCGTACAACCTGTTTTCGTCTACTCTCTATTTGTTAAAGGTATCGTCTCTTCGCCTTTCCGAGGCCAGCTGGTTCAAGGTTGAAGACGATGGTCTTCAGATAGGTCATTTCATCAATAGAGAAGCCGATGCCCTCTCGACCGATTCCGGACTCTTTCGAGCCGCCGAAGGGGAAGAAGCCTACTCCATGCTTTGGCAGATCGTTGATTGTGATTCCGCCTACTTTTAGCTGCTTAGATATCTTCCACATT is a window encoding:
- a CDS encoding site-2 protease family protein; translation: MSLKIGKVIGVEIRIHYTWILIFMLVSFSLAEGFMPAEYPNHSTLVYWVTGITASILLFASVLIHELFHSYVAIKRGIHVPRITLFLFGGVSQIEEEPRDPTAEFRISVVGPLSSFALGGIFGLLWFMFNTLNFPVVIIAPIYYGFIINFLLGLFNLLPAFPLDGGRILRARLWSRKKDVIAATQLATRISSFFAYGLMLLGFISIATGSLFNGLWLLFVGWFLRNGAEATLQQTTINQTLTGLKVKDIMTPEVITINPDITVIEAVRDYFYRYKHGGYPVVGDDQLKGIITSHDIQNLPRERWGSTYVWDAMTPAERLISLSPDDPATEALSKMSKHDLGRLLVIENGKLVGIVTRSDIMRAIRRRIDLKVEQT